In the Vulpes lagopus strain Blue_001 chromosome 16, ASM1834538v1, whole genome shotgun sequence genome, one interval contains:
- the SLITRK5 gene encoding SLIT and NTRK-like protein 5 — protein MHTCCPPVTLEQDLHRKMHSWMLQTLAFALTSLVLSCAETIDYYGEICDNACPCEEKDGILTVSCENRGIISLSEISPPRFPIYHLLLSGNLLNRLYPNEFVNYTGASILHLGSNVIQDIETGAFHGLRGLRRLHLNNNKLELLRDDTFLGLESLEYLQVDYNYISVIEPNAFGKLHLLQVLILNDNLLSSLPNNLFRFVPLTHLDLRGNRLKLLPYVGLLQHMDKVVELQLEENPWNCSCELISLKDWLDSISYSALVGDVVCETPFRLHGRDLDEVSKQELCPRKLISDYEMRPQTPLSTTGYLHTTPASVNSVATSSSAVYKPPLKPPKGTRQPNKPRVRPTSRQPSKDLGYSNYGPSIAYQTKSPVPLECPTACTCNLQISDLGLNVNCQERKIESIAELQPKPYNPKKMYLTENYIAVVRRSDFLEATGLDLLHLGNNRISMIQDRAFGDLTNLRRLYLNGNRIERLSPELFYGLQSLQYLFLQYNLIREIQSGTFDPVPNLQLLFLNNNLLQTMPSGVFSGLTLLRLNLRSNHFTSLPVSGVLDQLKSLIQIDLHDNPWDCTCDVVGMKLWVEQLKVGVLVDEVICKAPKKFAETDMRSIKSELLCPDYSDVVVSTPTPSSIQVPARTSAVTPAVRMNSTGAPAGLGAGGGASSVPLSVLILSLLLVFIMSVFVAAGLFVLVMKRRKKSQSDHTSTNNSDVSSFNMQYSVYSGGGGAGGHPHAHVHHRGPALPKVKTPAGHVYEYIPHPLGHMCKNPIYRSREGNSVEDYKDLHELKVTYSSNHHLQQQPPPPPPPPQPQPPPPPQLQLQPGEEERRESHHLRSPAYSVSTIEPREDLLSPVQDADRFYRGILEPDKHCSTTPAGSSLPEYPKFPCSPAAYTFSPNYDLRRPHQYLHPGAGDSRLREPVLYSPPSAVFVEPNRNEYLELKAKLNVEPDYLEVLEKQTTFSQF, from the coding sequence ATGCACACTTGCTGCCCCCCAGTAACTTTGGAACAGGACCTTCACAGAAAAATGCATAgctggatgctgcagactctagCGTTTGCTCTAACATCTCTCGTCCTTTCGTGTGCAGAAACCATCGATTATTATGGGGAAATCTGTGACAATGCATGTCCTTGTGAGGAAAAGGATGGCATTTTAACTGTGAGCTGTGAAAACCGGGGGATCATCAGCCTCTCTGAAATTAGCCCTCCCCGGTTCCCAATCTACCACCTCTTGTTGTCTGGAAACCTTTTGAACCGCCTTTATCCCAATGAATTTGTCAATTACACTGGGGCTTCAATTTTGCATCTGGGTAGCAACGTTATCCAGGACATTGAGACTGGGGCTTTCCACGGGCTGCGGGGTTTAAGGAGATTGCATCTGAACAATAATAAGCTGGAACTTCTGCGCGATGATACCTTCCTTGGCCTGGAGAGCCTGGAGTACCTACAGGTCGATTACAATTACATCAGTGTCATTGAACCCAATGCTTTTGGGAAACTGCATTTATTGCAGGTGCTTATCCTCAATGACAATCTCTTGTCTAGTTTACCCAACAACCTTTTCCGTTTTGTGCCCTTAACGCACTTGGACCTGCGGGGGAACCGGCTGAAGCTTCTGCCCTATGTAGGGCTGTTGCAGCACATGGATAAAGTTGTGGAGTTACAGCTGGAAGAAAACCCCTGGAATTGCTCCTGTGAGCTGATCTCTCTCAAGGATTGGCTGGACAGCATCTCCTACTCGGCCCTGGTGGGGGATGTGGTTTGTGAGACCCCCTTCCGCTTACACGGCCGAGATTTGGACGAGGTGTCCAAGCAGGAACTTTGCCCAAGGAAACTTATTTCAGATTATGAGATGAGGCCACAGACGCCTTTGAGCACCACGGGGTATTTACACACTACCCCGGCCTCGGTGAATTCCGTGgccacttcttcctctgctgtttACAAACCCCCCTTAAAGCCCCCTAAGGGGACCCGCCAACCCAACAAGCCCAGAGTGCGCCCCACCTCTCGGCAGCCCTCCAAGGATTTGGGCTACAGCAACTACGGCCCCAGCATCGCCTACCAGACCAAATCTCCGGTGCCTTTGGAGTGTCCCACCGCGTGCACTTGCAATCTACAAATCTCCGATCTGGGCCTCAACGTCAACTGCCAGGAGCGCAAAATCGAGAGCATCGCAGAGCTGCAGCCCAAGCCCTACAACCCCAAGAAAATGTATCTGACGGAGAATTACATTGCTGTTGTGCGCAGAAGCGACTTCCTGGAGGCCACGGGGCTGGACCTCCTCCACCTGGGCAACAACCGCATCTCAATGATCCAGGACCGCGCCTTCGGGGATCTCACCAACCTGAGGCGCCTCTACCTGAATGGCAACAGGATTGAGAGGCTGAGCCCGGAGTTGTtctatggcctgcaaagcctgcAGTATCTCTTCCTCCAGTACAATCTCATACGTGAGATTCAGTCTGGGACTTTCGATCCGGTCCCAAACCTCCAGCTGCTATTCCTGAATAACAACCTCCTGCAGACCATGCCCTCGGGCGTCTTCTCGGGCCTGACCCTTCTCAGGCTGAACCTAAGGAGTAACCACTTCACCTCCTTGCCCGTGAGTGGAGTTCTGGACCAGCTGAAATCCCTCATCCAAATCGACCTGCACGACAACCCCTGGGATTGTACCTGCGACGTGGTGGGCATGAAGCTGTGGGTCGAGCAGCTCAAAGTGGGTGTCTTGGTGGACGAGGTCATCTGCAAGGCGCCCAAGAAGTTTGCGGAGACGGACATGCGCTCCATTAAGTCGGAGCTGCTGTGTCCGGACTACTCGGACGTGGTGGTTTCCACGCCCACGCCCTCCTCCATCCAGGTCCCGGCGAGGACCAGCGCGGTGACCCCGGCGGTCCGGATGAACAGCACCGGGGCCCCCGCGGGCTTGGGCGCGGGCGGAGGCGCGTCGTCGGTGCCCTTGTCCGTGTTAATCCTCAGCCTGCTGCTGGTTTTCATCATGTCCGTCTTCGTGGCCGCCGGGCTCTTCGTGCTGGTTATGAAGCGCAGGAAGAAGAGCCAGAGCGACCACACCAGCACCAACAATTCCGACGTGAGCTCCTTCAACATGCAGTACAGCGTGtacagcggcggcggcggcgcgggaggGCACCCGCACGCGCACGTGCACCACCGCGGGCCCGCGCTGCCCAAGGTGAAGACGCCCGCGGGCCACGTGTATGAGtacatcccccaccccctgggccaCATGTGCAAAAACCCCATCTACCGCTCCCGGGAGGGCAACTCCGTGGAGGATTACAAAGACCTGCACGAGCTCAAGGTCACCTACAGCAGCAACCACCACCTgcagcagcagccgccgccgccgccgccgccgccgcagccacagccgccgcccccgccgcagTTGCAGCTGCAGccgggggaggaggagaggcggGAAAGCCACCACTTGCGGAGTCCCGCCTATAGCGTCAGCACCATCGAGCCCCGGGAGGACCTACTGTCGCCGGTGCAGGACGCCGACCGCTTTTACAGGGGCATTTTAGAACCAGACAAACACTGCTCCACCACCCCCGCCGGCAGCAGCCTCCCGGAATATCCCAAATTCCCGTGCAGCCCAGCTGCTTACACTTTCTCCCCCAACTATGACCTGAGACGCCCCCATCAGTATTTGCACCCGGGGGCAGGGGACAGCAGGCTGCGGGAACCGGTGCTCTACAGCCCCCCCAGTGCTGTCTTTGTAGAACCCAACCGGAACGAATATCTGGagttaaaagcaaaactaaacgtTGAGCCGGACTACCTCGAAGTGCTGGAAAAACAGACCACATTTAGCCAGTTCTAA